The Sulfolobus sp. A20 genomic interval CTATATTAGTGACATTATTTACAGTGTTTTTAGGAGTAAATCAAGCCTTAACTTGGACTACTACAGTAACTTCGCAGATTGACATATCTGGCAAAAGGAGGGCAGGTTTAGCAGCTGGGATAAATGAAACTTTTGGATACTTAGGTGTCTCGATGGGGAGTTTTCTCTCTGGTTTAATAATTTCTTCTTTTTTCTCGCCTTATTACTTGATGTTACTAGTAGGGTTATTAGCTTTGGTATTCTCAAGTAAAGCATCAGAGACTAAACCTAACACAAGTTTAGGTAAGGGAGGATTAATATCCTCTCTACTTATAGGTATTGCTGGACTATTGGAGAAGTTTGTGGACGCATTCTTCTGGGTCTTAGTGCCATTGTACTTATCTGCTAAAGGTCCATTCGAGATTTCCACCATAGTGACAATATATACACTAACCTGGGCATTATTACAGATACCTTTTGGACATATAAGCGATGTGAAAGGTAGACTCTTGTTATTAGTGTTAGGGTTCATTTTTATGGGAATTGGAGTATCTATCTTCACGATCCAATATTACATTATTTCCGCCTTTATAGCTGGGTTGGGAATGGCAATGGTATATCCTAATCTCATAGCCTATGTAAATGACTATTGTAGCGATATGAAT includes:
- a CDS encoding MFS transporter; protein product: MSKKKNFQLFTVLVFFTGIYLGVFRVAFPVLELNEYYFVLYSIIIFGFTKALMNYISGHLSDIIGRKKVLILGWLVSIPLPLIAIIVKSPILVTLFTVFLGVNQALTWTTTVTSQIDISGKRRAGLAAGINETFGYLGVSMGSFLSGLIISSFFSPYYLMLLVGLLALVFSSKASETKPNTSLGKGGLISSLLIGIAGLLEKFVDAFFWVLVPLYLSAKGPFEISTIVTIYTLTWALLQIPFGHISDVKGRLLLLVLGFIFMGIGVSIFTIQYYIISAFIAGLGMAMVYPNLIAYVNDYCSDMNRGRSLGIYRLLRDSGYGFAGLIFLLIYKDLLTAVTLVVLLQLVSIFPLVYVRRI